One Streptococcus sp. DTU_2020_1001019_1_SI_AUS_MUR_006 DNA window includes the following coding sequences:
- the tpiA gene encoding triose-phosphate isomerase produces the protein MSRKPFIAGNWKMNKNPEEAKAFVEAVASKLPSADLVEAGIAAPALDLTTVLAAAKGSNLKVAAQNCYFENAGAFTGETSPQVLKEIGTDYVVIGHSERRDYFHETDEDINKKAKAIFANGMLPIICCGESLETYEAGKAAEFVGAQVSAALAGLTAEQVASTVIAYEPIWAIGTGKSASQDDAQKMCKVVRDVVAADFGQEVADKVRVQYGGSVKPENVAEYMACPDVDGALVGGASLDPESFLALLDFVK, from the coding sequence ATGTCACGTAAACCATTTATCGCTGGTAACTGGAAAATGAACAAAAACCCAGAAGAAGCAAAAGCATTTGTTGAAGCAGTTGCGTCAAAACTTCCTTCAGCTGATCTTGTTGAAGCAGGTATCGCAGCTCCTGCTCTTGACTTGACAACTGTTCTTGCTGCTGCTAAAGGTTCAAACCTTAAAGTTGCTGCTCAAAACTGCTACTTTGAAAATGCTGGTGCTTTCACTGGTGAAACTAGCCCACAAGTTTTGAAAGAAATCGGTACTGACTACGTTGTTATCGGTCACTCAGAACGTCGTGACTACTTCCACGAAACAGACGAAGACATCAACAAAAAAGCAAAAGCAATCTTTGCTAACGGCATGCTTCCAATCATCTGTTGTGGTGAGTCACTTGAAACTTACGAAGCTGGTAAAGCAGCAGAATTCGTAGGTGCTCAAGTTTCAGCTGCTCTTGCTGGATTGACTGCAGAACAAGTCGCTTCAACAGTTATCGCTTATGAGCCAATCTGGGCTATCGGTACTGGTAAATCAGCTTCACAAGACGACGCACAAAAAATGTGTAAAGTTGTTCGTGACGTTGTAGCTGCTGACTTCGGTCAAGAAGTTGCTGATAAAGTACGTGTTCAATACGGTGGTTCAGTTAAACCTGAAAACGTTGCTGAATACATGGCTTGTCCAGACGTTGACGGAGCTCTTGTTGGTGGTGCATCACTTGATCCAGAAAGCTTCTTGGCATTGCTTGACTTTGTAAAATAA
- the rlmD gene encoding 23S rRNA (uracil(1939)-C(5))-methyltransferase RlmD — MNLKVKQKIPLKIKRMGINGEGIGFYQKTLVFVPGALKGEDIYCQVTSVKRNYVEAKLLEVNKKSKFRVVPDCTIYNECGGCQIMHLHYDKQLEFKTDLLHQALKKFAPAGYENFEIRPTIGMQKPKYYRAKLQFQTRKFKGQVKAGLYAQNSHYLVELKDCLVQDKETQAVANRIAELLTYHQIPITDERKILGVRTIMVRRARKTGQVQIIIVTNRQLNLTQFVKDLVKDYPEVVTVAVNTNTAKTSETYGDKTEIIWGQDSIREGVLDYEFSLSPRAFYQLNPEQTEILYSEAVKALDVTENDHLIDAYCGVGTIGFAFAKKVKSLRGMDIIPEAIEDAKANAQRMGYTNTHYEAGTAEEIIPRWYKEGYRADALIVDPPRTGLDDKLLDTIVKYAPEKMVYVSCNVSTLARDLVRLVDVFELHYIQSVDMFPHTARTEAVVKLTRRKPTSK, encoded by the coding sequence ATGAATCTAAAAGTCAAACAAAAAATTCCATTAAAAATCAAGCGTATGGGGATAAACGGGGAAGGTATCGGATTTTACCAGAAAACCCTCGTTTTTGTTCCAGGTGCCCTCAAGGGAGAAGATATCTATTGTCAGGTGACTTCGGTTAAGCGTAACTACGTTGAGGCTAAGCTGCTTGAGGTCAATAAAAAATCCAAGTTTCGAGTAGTTCCAGATTGTACTATTTATAATGAGTGTGGTGGCTGTCAGATTATGCACCTTCATTATGACAAGCAGTTAGAATTCAAGACGGATCTCCTCCATCAAGCTCTGAAGAAATTTGCACCTGCTGGCTATGAAAATTTTGAAATTAGACCAACCATTGGCATGCAGAAACCCAAGTATTATCGTGCTAAACTGCAATTCCAAACGCGAAAGTTTAAAGGTCAAGTCAAGGCAGGTTTGTATGCTCAGAATTCCCATTATTTGGTCGAGTTAAAGGACTGCCTGGTTCAAGACAAGGAGACACAAGCGGTTGCCAATCGCATTGCTGAACTCTTGACCTATCATCAAATTCCGATTACAGATGAACGGAAAATCCTTGGAGTTCGGACCATCATGGTTCGTCGAGCACGGAAAACTGGGCAAGTTCAGATTATCATTGTGACCAATCGCCAATTGAATTTGACTCAATTTGTGAAAGACCTAGTCAAGGATTATCCTGAAGTAGTGACTGTCGCAGTCAATACCAATACTGCCAAAACTTCTGAGACTTATGGGGACAAGACAGAGATTATTTGGGGTCAAGATAGTATACGTGAGGGTGTTTTAGACTATGAGTTCTCTCTTTCACCTCGAGCTTTTTATCAGCTTAATCCTGAACAGACGGAAATCCTCTACAGTGAAGCGGTTAAGGCCTTGGACGTTACTGAGAACGACCATCTGATTGATGCCTATTGTGGTGTTGGGACCATTGGTTTTGCCTTTGCTAAAAAGGTCAAAAGTTTGAGAGGAATGGATATTATTCCAGAAGCTATTGAGGATGCCAAAGCAAATGCCCAGCGTATGGGTTATACCAATACTCACTATGAAGCAGGGACTGCAGAAGAAATTATTCCTCGTTGGTACAAGGAAGGCTATCGTGCCGATGCCCTGATTGTGGATCCGCCACGTACAGGTTTAGATGATAAGCTCTTGGATACCATTGTCAAATACGCTCCTGAAAAGATGGTTTATGTATCCTGTAATGTGTCTACCTTGGCGCGTGATTTAGTCCGATTGGTTGATGTCTTTGAACTGCATTATATCCAGTCCGTTGACATGTTTCCGCACACAGCAAGGACAGAAGCAGTGGTCAAATTAACGAGGCGCAAGCCAACTTCCAAATAG
- a CDS encoding aminoglycoside 3'-phosphotransferase — protein MNTKISFSSLDFPEQLRTYIEEASLSDSSSHSSARVLYLDSGYYLKIDQKGRLEREASIASWFEQEGIGTPVIDYLSTDKDYLLTKEAIGRDALAFLDQPEKICLTMAEALKKLHSLNPHNFPSENHLQTYKDRVFKNYEKGEFYAKALLAQFQISSREEAFQLIQEQGHLLKTDAFIHGDACLPNFILKDASHFSCFIDLGLADFSDRHIDLFWAIWSLNYNLKDPKYAELFLDYYGRELVDSNKLRLVAAFEAFG, from the coding sequence ATGAATACAAAGATATCTTTTTCCTCATTGGATTTTCCTGAGCAATTACGAACTTATATAGAGGAGGCAAGCCTTTCTGACAGCTCTTCTCATTCAAGCGCAAGGGTCCTTTATCTTGACTCAGGTTACTATTTAAAAATTGATCAAAAGGGAAGATTAGAGCGAGAAGCTAGCATTGCGAGTTGGTTTGAACAAGAGGGAATAGGAACTCCTGTTATCGACTATTTATCTACGGATAAAGACTATCTTCTGACAAAAGAAGCCATTGGCCGTGATGCTCTCGCTTTTTTAGATCAGCCAGAAAAAATCTGCCTAACAATGGCAGAGGCTCTTAAAAAGCTTCACAGCTTAAACCCACACAATTTTCCATCAGAAAATCATTTACAGACCTATAAAGACAGAGTCTTTAAAAACTATGAAAAAGGGGAGTTCTATGCCAAGGCGCTCCTAGCCCAATTCCAGATTAGCAGTCGCGAAGAGGCCTTCCAACTCATCCAAGAACAAGGGCACCTTTTAAAGACAGATGCCTTCATTCACGGGGACGCCTGTCTACCGAACTTTATTCTAAAAGATGCTAGCCATTTCTCTTGCTTCATTGATCTTGGTTTGGCTGATTTTAGTGATCGGCATATCGATCTCTTTTGGGCAATTTGGTCCCTCAATTACAACTTAAAAGATCCCAAATATGCTGAACTATTTCTCGACTATTACGGGAGAGAGCTGGTTGATAGCAACAAACTTCGACTCGTTGCTGCCTTTGAAGCATTTGGGTAA
- the recX gene encoding recombination regulator RecX, with product MKITKLEKKKRLYLLELDSDKSCYITEDTIVHFMLTKGKEISAEELTEIKSFAQFSYSKNLALYHLSFKARTEKEVRDYLAKHEIDEKIIPKVIQSLKDDNWINDRQYAQAIINSNQLSGDKGSYMLMQKISQKGVAKSIIQEVIQEFEMTEVAERTAEKLLKKYQGKLPARALQDKVIQGLTNKGFSYSEAKTAFDQLDSQVEEETVQELIFKELDKQYRKYSRKYEGYELKQRLTQVLARKGYDFSDIASALRDYL from the coding sequence ATGAAAATCACAAAACTTGAAAAGAAAAAAAGACTCTATCTGCTCGAGCTTGATAGCGACAAATCCTGCTACATTACAGAGGATACCATTGTGCACTTTATGTTGACTAAAGGGAAAGAGATCTCAGCTGAAGAACTAACTGAGATTAAATCATTTGCGCAATTTTCCTACAGTAAAAATCTAGCTCTTTACCACTTATCCTTCAAAGCCCGTACTGAAAAAGAAGTTAGAGATTATCTTGCCAAACATGAAATTGATGAGAAAATCATCCCCAAAGTTATCCAGTCTTTAAAAGATGATAATTGGATCAATGATCGCCAATATGCTCAAGCAATCATCAATTCCAATCAGCTTTCAGGAGATAAGGGAAGCTATATGCTGATGCAGAAGATTTCTCAAAAAGGTGTTGCCAAATCCATTATCCAAGAAGTCATACAAGAATTTGAAATGACGGAAGTGGCAGAGCGTACAGCTGAAAAACTATTGAAAAAATACCAGGGGAAATTACCTGCCCGTGCTCTACAGGATAAGGTTATCCAAGGTCTAACCAACAAAGGATTCTCATACTCAGAGGCCAAAACAGCCTTTGACCAATTGGACAGCCAGGTCGAAGAAGAAACCGTTCAGGAACTTATTTTTAAAGAGTTAGACAAGCAGTATCGGAAATATTCACGAAAGTATGAAGGATACGAACTGAAACAACGTTTGACCCAAGTTTTAGCTAGAAAAGGCTACGATTTTTCGGACATAGCCAGCGCTCTTAGAGATTATCTGTAA
- a CDS encoding DUF402 domain-containing protein, with the protein MKLPKEGDFITIQSYKHDGSLHRTWRDTMVLKTTENAIIGVNDHTLVTESDGRRWVTREPAIVYFHKKYWFNIIAMIRDNGISYYCNMASPYYLDEEALKYIDYDLDVKVFTDGEKRLLDVEEYERHKRKMKYSSDLDYILKEHVKILVDWINNERGPFSEAYVNIWYKRYVELKNR; encoded by the coding sequence ATGAAACTTCCAAAAGAAGGCGACTTTATTACAATTCAAAGTTATAAGCATGATGGGAGTCTTCACCGTACTTGGAGAGACACCATGGTACTAAAAACAACAGAGAACGCTATTATCGGCGTCAACGACCACACACTTGTTACCGAAAGTGACGGTCGTCGTTGGGTAACTCGAGAACCGGCTATTGTTTACTTTCACAAGAAATATTGGTTTAATATTATCGCTATGATTCGGGATAATGGTATCTCCTACTACTGCAATATGGCAAGTCCTTACTATCTAGACGAAGAAGCTTTAAAGTACATTGACTATGATTTGGATGTTAAAGTTTTTACAGATGGTGAAAAACGCCTCTTGGACGTTGAGGAGTATGAACGACATAAGCGAAAAATGAAGTATTCTTCTGACTTAGACTATATTTTGAAAGAGCATGTTAAGATTCTTGTTGATTGGATCAACAATGAACGAGGCCCCTTCTCAGAAGCCTATGTCAACATTTGGTACAAACGCTACGTAGAACTAAAGAATCGGTAA
- a CDS encoding Rgg/GadR/MutR family transcriptional regulator has protein sequence MKNYGEAFRYFRKLNGYSLEYAAADSISKSQLSRFERGENEISLSTFFKLLSNINVSIENFCNYLEHYKRSELDDFLVNLSPNFYSLNTKGLEEIKNEQQKLFEKSGEKTHKINTIMVQGLLNQIDCNHVVSRDDLNLVYDYLFQKERWESYEITLIGNLYHLFEIDYIYRVGKEILERTHYYEKIGKNRNLVVSACLNFWFCCLENSHLIYADYFEMKLKKLLKDDTKVFEKSTFKFVEGYKIYLTESKESGIKQMNNVIKYFEFIESKNIALYFQKRLNQLVD, from the coding sequence ATGAAAAATTACGGAGAAGCTTTTCGATATTTTAGAAAATTAAACGGATATTCTTTAGAGTATGCTGCAGCTGATTCTATATCAAAATCTCAACTCTCTAGATTTGAAAGGGGAGAAAATGAAATTTCTCTTTCAACGTTCTTTAAATTATTATCAAATATCAATGTTTCGATAGAGAATTTTTGTAACTACCTAGAACATTATAAAAGATCTGAGCTTGATGATTTTTTGGTTAATTTATCTCCAAATTTTTATAGTTTGAATACTAAAGGGTTGGAGGAAATAAAAAATGAGCAACAAAAACTTTTTGAGAAGAGTGGGGAAAAAACTCATAAAATAAATACAATTATGGTTCAAGGATTATTAAATCAAATAGATTGTAATCATGTAGTTAGTAGAGATGATCTAAATTTAGTATATGACTATTTATTCCAGAAGGAACGATGGGAGTCCTATGAGATAACGCTGATTGGTAATTTATATCATCTTTTTGAAATAGATTATATTTACAGGGTCGGAAAAGAAATACTAGAGCGTACACATTATTACGAAAAAATCGGCAAGAATAGGAATTTAGTTGTGTCAGCTTGTTTAAATTTTTGGTTTTGTTGCCTTGAAAATTCACATCTAATATATGCAGACTACTTTGAAATGAAATTAAAAAAATTATTAAAAGATGACACAAAAGTTTTTGAAAAATCTACATTCAAATTTGTAGAAGGATATAAAATATACCTGACAGAATCTAAAGAATCTGGAATTAAACAAATGAACAATGTCATTAAATATTTTGAGTTTATTGAGTCTAAAAATATTGCTTTATATTTTCAAAAACGATTAAATCAGTTAGTAGATTAA
- a CDS encoding class I SAM-dependent methyltransferase translates to MIDKVIEQYKNHDNLDIRVELHKKYSKNKLGFNNWIFSNYEITDEVKVLELGCGTGELWKSNLDSIDKMKQLVVTDFSQDMVKTTKSVIGNRDNVNYEIMDIQKISFENETFDIVIANMLLHHVNDIPKVLSEVNRVLKTGGIFYCATFGENGVVDFLASLLKDEVNQDLENKTFTLQNGKRYLSRYFNSVDTLLYDDELQVTRIDDLVKYIQSFKGISEIGSLEEEIIRKRLESEFNNGTLIIPKEYGMFIARKES, encoded by the coding sequence ATGATTGATAAGGTAATTGAACAATATAAAAATCATGATAATCTTGATATTCGAGTAGAATTGCATAAGAAGTATTCAAAAAATAAATTGGGATTTAACAATTGGATATTTTCTAACTACGAAATCACTGATGAAGTAAAGGTTCTAGAATTGGGATGTGGTACAGGAGAACTGTGGAAAAGTAATCTTGATTCTATAGACAAGATGAAGCAGTTGGTTGTTACAGATTTTTCTCAAGATATGGTAAAAACAACGAAGTCAGTGATTGGAAATAGAGACAATGTCAACTATGAAATAATGGATATTCAAAAGATTTCTTTTGAGAATGAAACATTTGATATTGTTATTGCTAATATGCTTCTACATCATGTGAATGATATTCCTAAAGTTCTCTCTGAGGTGAATAGGGTTCTAAAAACAGGGGGCATTTTTTACTGTGCTACATTTGGTGAAAATGGAGTTGTAGATTTTTTGGCCAGTTTATTGAAAGATGAGGTTAATCAAGATTTAGAAAATAAAACGTTTACTTTACAAAATGGTAAAAGGTACCTGAGTAGGTATTTTAACTCTGTCGATACATTACTCTATGATGATGAGTTACAGGTAACTAGAATAGATGACCTAGTTAAATACATCCAATCGTTTAAAGGAATTTCAGAAATAGGTTCACTAGAAGAGGAAATAATACGTAAAAGATTGGAAAGTGAGTTTAATAATGGTACGTTGATCATTCCTAAAGAATATGGTATGTTTATCGCTCGAAAAGAAAGTTAA
- a CDS encoding epoxyqueuosine reductase QueH — translation MIDVEEILSKMNPNQKINYDRVMQKMVQVWEKNEERPTILMHVCCAPCSTYTLEYLTKYADVTIYFANSNIHPKAEYHKRAYVTKKFVSDFNERTSNNVQYLEAPYEPNEYRQLVRGLEEEPEGGDRCKVCFDYRLDKTAQVAMDLGFDYFGSALTISPHKNSQTINSIGIDVQKIYTTHYLPSDFKKNQGYKRSVEMCEEYDIYRQCYCGCVYAAQAQNIDLVQVKKDATAFMLDKDIEKDYSHIKFTVTKLDI, via the coding sequence ATGATCGATGTAGAAGAAATTCTAAGTAAGATGAATCCCAATCAAAAGATCAACTATGACCGTGTCATGCAAAAGATGGTCCAAGTGTGGGAAAAAAATGAAGAGAGGCCAACTATTCTCATGCACGTCTGTTGTGCCCCCTGTAGCACCTATACTTTAGAGTATTTGACCAAGTATGCAGATGTGACCATTTATTTTGCAAATTCAAATATCCATCCCAAAGCTGAGTATCATAAGCGCGCCTATGTAACAAAAAAGTTTGTCAGTGATTTCAATGAGCGAACTAGCAATAATGTCCAATACCTAGAAGCACCTTATGAGCCTAATGAATACCGTCAACTGGTTAGAGGTTTGGAAGAAGAACCTGAAGGTGGTGACCGCTGCAAGGTTTGTTTTGACTATCGCTTGGATAAGACAGCGCAGGTGGCCATGGACTTAGGATTTGACTACTTTGGTTCGGCCCTGACGATCAGTCCTCATAAAAATTCGCAAACCATCAATAGTATTGGAATTGATGTGCAGAAAATCTACACCACTCATTATCTTCCGAGTGACTTTAAGAAAAATCAAGGCTACAAACGTTCTGTAGAGATGTGTGAAGAGTATGACATCTATCGCCAATGTTACTGTGGTTGTGTATATGCAGCTCAAGCCCAGAATATCGACCTGGTACAAGTCAAGAAAGATGCAACAGCCTTCATGCTAGATAAGGATATCGAGAAAGACTATTCGCATATCAAGTTCACCGTTACAAAATTAGATATTTAA
- a CDS encoding MFS transporter — protein MFKRTYKRNIPLLAGLEFTSYFGITSFWILFFIQNGLSLLQIGLLESIFHGTSLLCEIPSGMLADRFSYKTNLYLARLASIVSSILILFGQGNFWIYALAMMVNAWSYNFDSGTSTAFLYDSAVEAGQKDRYLYISSFLSGVAEVTRTLGTVVAGLFIHGALAWTYLIAIGLSSLSILLIFLMKEPESKSDEREHLTLKRILVVVKQEWQEKPVLFYWMMAYQLVGTLMCMFYFYYQQKISDLAGWQVSLVMLIGSLLNLFAVYVASQIGKKWNSNQVFPILVVLTGLALLFVVIGTPLAYLLIYLLTNGLYAVYQPIYFNDLQGYLPSSVRATMLSINSMLFSLSMIVIFPLTGWLIDHWGLVAVFLVLGLILLLTSPILIIGLKRMGKVLD, from the coding sequence ATGTTTAAAAGAACTTACAAACGCAATATTCCACTCCTAGCAGGACTGGAATTCACATCTTATTTTGGTATTACCAGTTTTTGGATTTTATTTTTCATCCAAAATGGTCTTTCCTTACTTCAAATCGGTCTATTAGAAAGTATCTTTCACGGTACAAGTCTCTTGTGTGAAATCCCCTCTGGTATGTTGGCCGATCGATTTAGCTACAAGACCAATCTCTATTTGGCTCGCTTGGCCAGTATTGTATCCTCTATCTTGATTTTGTTTGGTCAGGGGAATTTTTGGATTTATGCGCTTGCCATGATGGTTAATGCTTGGTCCTACAATTTTGATTCGGGGACCAGTACGGCTTTCTTATATGATTCAGCTGTAGAAGCAGGTCAAAAGGACCGTTATCTTTATATTTCTAGCTTTTTGTCTGGTGTGGCAGAAGTCACCCGAACCTTAGGTACAGTTGTGGCAGGCCTCTTTATTCACGGAGCATTGGCTTGGACTTATTTGATTGCTATTGGACTTTCATCACTATCCATTCTCTTGATTTTTCTAATGAAAGAGCCAGAGAGCAAGAGTGATGAAAGAGAGCATTTGACCTTAAAACGGATATTGGTGGTAGTGAAACAAGAATGGCAAGAAAAACCAGTGCTCTTTTACTGGATGATGGCTTACCAGCTAGTCGGGACACTCATGTGCATGTTTTACTTTTACTATCAGCAGAAAATAAGTGACTTAGCAGGATGGCAGGTTTCATTGGTCATGCTGATTGGTAGTTTGCTAAATCTATTTGCGGTTTATGTAGCTAGTCAAATCGGTAAAAAATGGAATAGCAACCAAGTTTTTCCGATTCTTGTTGTACTAACGGGATTGGCCTTGTTATTTGTAGTTATTGGCACACCCTTGGCTTATCTATTGATCTATCTCTTGACTAATGGACTCTATGCAGTTTATCAGCCGATCTACTTCAATGATTTACAAGGCTATTTACCCTCAAGTGTAAGAGCCACCATGCTTAGTATCAATTCTATGCTCTTTAGTTTATCTATGATTGTCATTTTCCCATTGACAGGTTGGTTGATCGATCATTGGGGTCTTGTAGCTGTCTTTTTAGTTCTAGGTCTTATCTTGCTTTTAACCTCCCCTATCCTAATAATCGGTCTAAAAAGGATGGGCAAGGTATTGGACTAG
- the asnS gene encoding asparagine--tRNA ligase: MTKRVTIIEVKDYVGQEVTIGAWVANKSGKGKIAFLQLRDGTAFFQGVAFKPNFIEKFGEEVGLEKFDVIKRLSQETSVYVTGIVKEDERSKFGYELDITDIEVIGESQDYPITPKEHGTDFLMDNRHLWLRSRKQVAVMQIRNAIIYATYEFFDKNGFMKFDSPILSGNAAEDSTELFETDYFGTPAYLSQSGQLYLEAGAMALGRVFDFGPVFRAEKSKTRRHLTEFWMMDAEYSYLTHDESLDLQEAYVKALLQGVLDRAPQALETLERDTELLKRYIAEPFKRITYDQAIDLLQEHENDEDADYEHLEHGDDFGSPHETWISNHFGVPTFVMNYPAAIKAFYMKPVPGNPERVLCADLLAPEGYGEIIGGSMREEDYDALVAKMDELGMDRTEYEFYLDLRKYGTVPHGGFGIGIERMVTFAAGTKHIREAIPFPRMLHRIKP; this comes from the coding sequence ATGACAAAACGTGTAACAATTATCGAAGTAAAAGACTACGTTGGTCAAGAAGTCACTATCGGTGCTTGGGTTGCCAACAAATCAGGAAAAGGGAAAATTGCCTTCTTACAATTGCGTGATGGAACAGCCTTTTTCCAAGGTGTGGCTTTTAAACCAAACTTTATCGAAAAATTTGGTGAAGAAGTGGGACTTGAGAAGTTTGATGTTATCAAACGCTTAAGCCAAGAAACTTCTGTTTATGTGACAGGGATTGTCAAAGAAGACGAACGTTCTAAGTTTGGCTATGAGTTGGACATTACAGACATCGAAGTGATTGGTGAATCTCAAGACTACCCAATTACACCAAAAGAACACGGAACAGACTTCTTGATGGATAACCGCCACTTGTGGTTGCGTTCACGCAAACAAGTCGCTGTTATGCAAATCCGTAACGCAATCATTTATGCAACTTATGAGTTCTTTGACAAGAACGGCTTCATGAAATTTGATAGCCCAATTCTTTCAGGAAATGCAGCAGAAGATTCTACAGAACTTTTCGAAACAGACTACTTTGGAACACCAGCATACTTGAGCCAATCAGGACAGCTTTATCTTGAAGCTGGTGCTATGGCTCTTGGTCGTGTATTCGACTTTGGTCCAGTATTCCGTGCGGAGAAATCAAAAACTCGCCGTCACTTGACTGAGTTCTGGATGATGGATGCGGAGTACTCATACTTGACACACGATGAGTCACTTGATTTGCAAGAAGCTTATGTAAAAGCTCTTCTTCAAGGAGTTCTTGACCGTGCGCCTCAAGCCTTGGAAACCTTGGAACGTGATACAGAACTTTTGAAACGCTACATTGCAGAGCCATTCAAACGCATCACTTATGATCAAGCTATTGACCTCTTGCAAGAGCATGAAAATGATGAAGACGCTGACTACGAACATCTTGAGCATGGTGATGACTTTGGTTCACCACATGAAACTTGGATTTCAAATCACTTTGGTGTGCCAACATTTGTTATGAACTATCCAGCAGCCATCAAGGCATTTTACATGAAACCAGTTCCTGGAAATCCAGAGCGCGTGCTTTGTGCAGACTTGCTCGCTCCAGAAGGCTATGGAGAAATCATCGGTGGTTCTATGCGTGAGGAAGACTACGATGCCCTTGTCGCTAAGATGGATGAACTTGGCATGGATCGTACAGAGTACGAATTCTACCTTGACCTTCGTAAATACGGTACAGTTCCACACGGTGGATTTGGTATTGGTATCGAGCGTATGGTCACCTTCGCAGCTGGAACTAAACACATCCGTGAAGCGATCCCATTCCCACGTATGTTGCACCGTATCAAACCTTAA
- a CDS encoding pyridoxal phosphate-dependent aminotransferase translates to MKLSKRVLEMEESVTLASDARAKKLKAEGKDVLFLTLGQPDFHTPENIQDAAVEAIRDGRASFYTVASGLPELKAAVNTYFERYYGYSVAANEVTFATGAKFSLYTFFMAVVNPGDEVIIPTPYWVSYGDQVKMAEGVPVFVQAKEDNHFKVTVEQLEAARTVKTKVLVLNSPSNPTGMIYSREELLAIGNWAVEHDILILADDIYGRLVYNGNEFVPISSLSEAIRNQTIVINGVSKAYAMTGWRVGYAVGDPEIIAAMSKLTGQTTSNLTAVSQYATIEALTGPQDSVEVMRQAFEERLNTIYPLLCEVPGFEVVKPQGAFYLFPNVKKAMEMKGYTDVTAFTTAILEEVGLALITGAGFGAPENVRLSYATDLDTLKEAIRRLHQFMEK, encoded by the coding sequence ATGAAATTATCTAAACGTGTCTTAGAAATGGAAGAAAGTGTGACTTTGGCTAGCGATGCAAGAGCAAAGAAATTAAAGGCTGAAGGAAAAGATGTTCTTTTCTTAACTTTAGGTCAGCCCGATTTTCATACTCCTGAAAATATTCAAGATGCTGCTGTTGAGGCTATTCGAGATGGACGTGCTTCTTTCTATACGGTAGCTTCAGGTTTACCTGAGTTAAAAGCAGCGGTCAATACCTATTTTGAGCGTTATTATGGTTATTCCGTAGCGGCTAACGAAGTCACTTTTGCTACAGGTGCAAAATTCTCACTCTACACTTTCTTTATGGCTGTGGTTAATCCTGGAGATGAGGTTATTATTCCAACACCTTACTGGGTCAGCTATGGGGATCAGGTTAAGATGGCAGAAGGTGTTCCAGTCTTTGTCCAAGCCAAAGAAGACAATCACTTTAAAGTAACTGTGGAGCAATTAGAAGCAGCTCGTACAGTTAAGACCAAGGTCTTGGTTCTTAACTCACCATCTAATCCTACCGGTATGATCTATTCTCGTGAGGAACTCTTGGCCATTGGAAATTGGGCTGTTGAACATGACATTCTCATCCTAGCAGATGATATTTATGGTCGTTTGGTCTATAACGGAAATGAATTCGTCCCAATCTCTAGTCTATCAGAAGCCATTCGCAACCAAACCATTGTCATCAATGGAGTGTCTAAGGCCTATGCTATGACTGGTTGGCGTGTAGGTTATGCAGTGGGTGATCCAGAAATCATTGCTGCCATGAGCAAATTGACAGGTCAAACGACTTCTAACCTAACCGCTGTTTCACAATACGCAACAATCGAGGCGCTAACTGGACCGCAAGATTCTGTGGAAGTTATGCGTCAAGCATTTGAAGAACGTTTGAATACCATCTATCCACTCTTGTGTGAAGTCCCTGGTTTTGAAGTTGTCAAACCACAAGGAGCTTTCTATCTCTTCCCAAATGTTAAAAAAGCTATGGAGATGAAAGGCTATACAGACGTAACAGCATTTACAACGGCTATCCTTGAGGAAGTTGGTTTAGCCTTGATAACAGGTGCTGGATTTGGAGCACCAGAAAATGTCCGTCTCAGCTATGCGACAGATCTAGATACACTTAAAGAAGCCATTCGTCGTTTGCACCAATTTATGGAAAAATAA